GGTGAGGCGGTTCAGGAAATAGACCTGTCCCATCTTGGTTGTCTGGATCAGCGCGGGGATCGTGCGGCCGTCGACATGATAGTCGAACAAGGAGGGGCCGATCGGGAGATCCATGTCCCACATGTCGCGATGGACGAGCTGGCGCATCCAGCGCAGCTTGCCGGTGGCGATCTCCAGCGCCACGATCGCCGTGCCGAAGCGATCGTCGAATGGACGACGCAGGCCGATATAATAATCGGGGGAGGCATTGCCGGTGCCCAGATAGACGAGACCGTTTGCGGGATCGGCGGTAATCGCGCCCCACACGTTGGGCGTGCCGCGAGTGTAGGTCTGGCCCGGCGGCAGGGGCGCGATCGCATCCTGCGAGCGGCCCACGTCCCATGCCCAGATCGGCGTGCCAGAGACGGGATCATAAGCGCGCACCACGCCGCTCGGTATGTCGCGGTTGACGTTGTCGGTGATGCGCTCGCCCAGAATCAGGCGGCCATTGGCGACGACCGGCGGCGACGTGCCGATCTGGTCCGCCGCGCGGCTAACGCCCATGTTTGCGCGCAGATCGATTGCGCCGTTCGTACCGAAGCTCGGGCAGATCCGGCCAGTATCGGCATCGAGCGCGACCAGGCGAGCGTTGAACGTGGAGGCGAAGATGCGGTGCGGGCATGGCGTACCGGCCGGCGCCTCGTAATACGCGACACCTCGGCAGACGAGATAGGCCTGGCCTTCGCGGCTGGCGGTCTCGCGCCAGCTCCAGCGCGTCTTGCCGGTGGTGGCGTCGATGGCCTGGACAACCGAGTGCGGCGTGCAGGTGTAGAGCGTGTCGCCAATGTGGATCGGCGTGGATTCAGAATGATATTCGCGTTTGTGCTCGGTCGCCTCGGCAGGATCCGGCAGGTCGCCGGTGCGCTGTGTCCAGGCCAATTGCAGCTTGCCGACATTGGCGGGGGTGATGTCGGTCAGCGCCGAATAGCGGCGGCCGGCGAGCGTGCCGCCATAGTCTTGCCAGTCTCCGTCTGTGTCGGCGGCCGGCGGTGCGGGGATAGGGGCTGCGGCGGGCTGCGCCACAAGGCTGTGATCGCGAAACAGCATTCCTCCGCCGAGCAGCACGGCGATGCCTACCGCCGCGGCCGGAGCGAACCGCGCTCCGCGGCGTGAAGACCTTCTGTTGCCGGCGAAGATCAGAACGAGAAGCAGCAGCACGGTGGGCGCAACGACGCGAGGGATGAGCTGGAGGCCATCCGTGCCGACCTCCCACAAGGCCCACAGGACGGTGCCGATCCAGATCGCGACGAACAGCGCGCGGCCTCGGGAATCACCTCGACCGATCAGCGCGCCGCTGCCAACCATCGCGACGCCAGTGATCACATAATAAAGAGACCCACCAAGCGCGGCGAGAACGCCGCCCGCAACCGCGAAATACCCTCCCAGAACTGCTATCGACCAACCCAGGATGATCTGTGCGACGCGCATGCTGCTATTCTCTTTCTGATATGTAGCGTGCAACGCGCAAAGGGCAGGATCGCTGCCATGAAAGCGATGGATTGTGTCCGCGGAGATCCAACGCCCTATCGGCTTCTCTGCGAAGATGTCTCAGAGTCGGCAGCCGGACCTTACCGCCGACCCACCGACGGACGATGCGTTCGGGGCGCTTGGCATGAACCGTCTCACCGCGCAGCATATCGGTATGAAGGGACGGTTTCAGCGCCCCTGCCACCCACTAAGGTCTCGATAACGGGTCTTGCAGAGGGGGGGATGTGCCTAGGGAAGGTCAATCCTCGAGCGTGGGCCCGAGCGCCGTCGCGCCTATCAGCAACAAAGCAGCCGCAGCTGCAGCCACCCACAACGCCTGCATATCGAGGAGATGGAAGCACCCAGCACCGGTCGCTGCCCCGACGACCAGCCCGAGCCATAGCAGCAGATAAGGTATCCAGGCGAAGCGAGGACCGCCGGCAAGCGCAGCTGCGAGATGCTGGCCAAACTTGACGAGCGTTCCTGTCATGTACGTGACC
This DNA window, taken from Sphingomonas sp. AP4-R1, encodes the following:
- a CDS encoding membrane-bound PQQ-dependent dehydrogenase, glucose/quinate/shikimate family, which codes for MRVAQIILGWSIAVLGGYFAVAGGVLAALGGSLYYVITGVAMVGSGALIGRGDSRGRALFVAIWIGTVLWALWEVGTDGLQLIPRVVAPTVLLLLVLIFAGNRRSSRRGARFAPAAAVGIAVLLGGGMLFRDHSLVAQPAAAPIPAPPAADTDGDWQDYGGTLAGRRYSALTDITPANVGKLQLAWTQRTGDLPDPAEATEHKREYHSESTPIHIGDTLYTCTPHSVVQAIDATTGKTRWSWRETASREGQAYLVCRGVAYYEAPAGTPCPHRIFASTFNARLVALDADTGRICPSFGTNGAIDLRANMGVSRAADQIGTSPPVVANGRLILGERITDNVNRDIPSGVVRAYDPVSGTPIWAWDVGRSQDAIAPLPPGQTYTRGTPNVWGAITADPANGLVYLGTGNASPDYYIGLRRPFDDRFGTAIVALEIATGKLRWMRQLVHRDMWDMDLPIGPSLFDYHVDGRTIPALIQTTKMGQVYFLNRLTGAPLAAIEERRVRTDGATPGLRVSPTQPFSVGMPSMTPPAPTEVATWGATPIDQLMCRIDIRRAQGTGIYQPMGLKPIIGHPAFDGVTDWGGAAIDPVRGIMTVNTMEMPFKLYLMPRGDPREAALMKQKQGGENAKQAQLQTQYNTPYTAVVKAWVGIFGAPCVAPPWGHITAIDLKTRKVLWRETLGTARDTGLFGSHLGLPLKTGVPNLGGSIITAGGLAFIGATTDQYLRAFDLHTGRIVWKARLPAGAQATPMTYRGADGRQYVVITAGGHGALGTRYGDYTLAFALPRSS